Proteins co-encoded in one Garra rufa chromosome 7, GarRuf1.0, whole genome shotgun sequence genomic window:
- the LOC141339235 gene encoding uncharacterized protein encodes MVFAISERSLKGSSEYHAQVRCNVSSSRRSGWRYIGYPSEWTDPISWTTRPEPLAPHLVTFLLYVLIATLASAVSIVAFIILVVVHRRLREWDVSLPSPVHSKVLEVSKHPQMDHFPCCTELKDPDISNAQIVDVHPQLSSIDSGNSLTTDANNHCWETEGNRVILHVDDPCLVSLCSAGNVMGIDGAFQPRTFNFHDPVLPCSEGYMPNPGTTQNASQEACCLKVEMGDGYINCPGPDLISPKRRTNPHLLHRQQGLNRDVFHSPAPRRL; translated from the exons ATGGTGTTTGCTATATCAGAGCGTTCTCTCAAGGGTTCCTCAGAGTATCATGCTCAGGTTCGCTGTAATGTGAGTTCATCCAGACGTTCAGGATGGCGTTACATTGGATATCCCTCAGAGTGGACCGACCCCATCTCTTGGACCACACGGCCTG AACCTCTTGCTCCACATCTGGTTACCTTTCTCCTGTATGTCCTCATTGCGACTCTTGCATCGGCTGTCTCCATCGTAGCTTTCATCATTTTGGTTGTCGTTCACCG AAGACTGAGAGAATGGGACGTGTCTCTTCCCTCTCCTGTCCACAGCAAAGTCTTAGAGGTGTCAAAG CATCCTCAGATGGACCACTTCCCCTGCTGTACCGAACTAAAGGATCCGGATATCAGCAACGCTCAGATTGTAGATGTCCATCcgcagttgtcctcaat CGATTCAGGAAATTCCTTAACCACTGATGCCAACAACCACTGCTGGGAAACAGAGGGCAATCGAGTGATTTTGCATGTTGATGATCCATGCCTTGTGTCCTTGTGTTCCGCTGGGAATGTGATGGGAATAGATGGTGCATTCCAGCCTCGTACCTTCAACTTCCATGACCCAGTTCTCCCATGTTCAGAGGGATACATGCCGAATCCTGGCACTACCCAGAATGCTTCTCAagaggcttgctgtctgaaagTAGAAATGGGTGACGGGTACATCAATTGCCCTGGGCCTGATTTGATCTCACCTAAACGAAGGACAAATCCTCATTTGCTGCATAGACAACAAGGTTTAAACAGAGATGTTTTCCATTCACCTGCTCCAAGAAGACTCTGA